One window of Primulina huaijiensis isolate GDHJ02 unplaced genomic scaffold, ASM1229523v2 scaffold25387_ERROPOS81747+, whole genome shotgun sequence genomic DNA carries:
- the LOC140967460 gene encoding uncharacterized protein, with protein sequence MLPLRYQSIPSSPIPARDSYFHSPHVPVTCSPPLSSPLPSRFHSPQLQQAFSYPSVLRRSSDMSAGDSSPQSQEVSPPDTLPFELKEESDFDLIVSSDGLVSICGFGSLLSERSARSTFPNLINFRMAKLNGFRRVFAHVAPIFFERGIALPETKEISSLSVEPCEAESLVITIFEIQRTEVPSFMEREHEFRFLAVTPETFNGLFYTSQAVLCARYSDEEYFINRCKGSEEIFFQRYGRYGIHKIWLDDILPCRVYLRHCVLAAKNLGDMAYDNFLDHTYLGDHKTTIREYLSTTGSSIMEEEPPEQLKHRYGG encoded by the exons ATGCTGCCTCTCCGTTACcaatcaattccttcttccccAATTCCAGCACGTGATTCTTATTTTCATTCTCCTCACGTGCCAGTCACGTGCTCTCCGCCTCTATCATCCCCCCTCCCCTCGCGCTTTCATTCCCCACAGCTCCAGCAAGCCTTCAGTTACCCGTCCGTGCTCCGCCGTAGCTCAGACATGTCCGCCGGAGATTCTTCTCCGCAGTCTCAGGAGGTATCTCCGCCCGATACGTTGCCTTTCGAGCTCAAGGAGGAGTCCGATTTTGATCTGATCGTGTCGTCTGATGGACTCGTTTCCATCTGTGGCTTCGGTTCGCTTCTATCCG AGAGGAGTGCGAGGAGTACCTTTCCGAATTTGATAAACTTTAGAATGGCGAAATTGAATGGATTTAGGAGAGTGTTTGCTCATGTTGCTCCTATTTTCTTTGAGCGCGGGATAGCTTTGCCCGAAACCAAG gAGATATCAAGCTTAAGTGTGGAGCCATGTGAAGCCGAATCGCTTGTGATTACCATTTTTGAGATCCAGAGAACGGAG GTACCCTCTTTTATGGAGAGGGAGCATGAATTCCGCTTCTTAGCT GTGACACCAGAAACATTTAATGGGCTGTTTTACACAAGTCAAGCG GTGTTGTGTGCACGCTATAGTGACGAAGAATATTTCATAAACAGATGTAAAG GAAGTGAAGAAATCTTCTTTCAACGGTATGGACGATATGGCATTCACAAGATTTGGTTGGATGATATTTTACCCTGTCGTGTTTATCTCCGGCACTG TGTATTGGCAGCAAAGAACCTCGGTGATATGGCTTATGATAACTTTCTGGATCATACGTATCTAGGGGATCATAAAACAACCATCCGTGAGTACCTCTCGACTACAGGTTCAAGCATAATGGAAGAGGAGCCTCCTGAACAGCTGAAACACCGATATGGTGGTTGA